Proteins from one Meriones unguiculatus strain TT.TT164.6M chromosome 10, Bangor_MerUng_6.1, whole genome shotgun sequence genomic window:
- the Misp3 gene encoding uncharacterized protein MISP3 isoform X2 produces METPIQREIRRSCEREESLRRSRGLSPGRAGEELIELRVRPVLNRPGPGPPLPRALERARAGAKMQRDIEREAHRQAALASPAVPEPGARRPQPLDELKRFFEAAAEDGAGLHGRPEAGGRLHPALQDGCRGLGQPPPPVAQSLLEQEVRRVRERERELQLQRRSIYGAAEVGEPAPSLTPGKRKGSRG; encoded by the coding sequence ATGGAGACGCCCATCCAGCGCGAAATCCGCCGCAGCTGCGAGCGCGAGGAGAGCCTGCGCCGCAGCCGGGGGCTGAGCCCCGGCCGAGCGGGCGAAGAACTCATCGAGCTGCGCGTGCGGCCGGTGCTCAACCGGCCCGGCCCCGGTCCCCCGCTGCCGCGCGCCCTGGAACGCGCTCGGGCGGGCGCGAAGATGCAACGGGACATCGAGCGCGAGGCTCACCGGCAGGCGGCGCTGGCGAGCCCCGCGGTTCCGGAGCCCGGCGCCCGGCGGCCGCAGCCGCTGGATGAACTCAAGCGCTTCTTCGAGGCTGCTGCGGAGGACGGCGCGGGCTTGCACGGGCGGCCCGAGGCAGGAGGCCGGCTGCACCCCGCCCTTCAGGACGGCTGCCGGGGGCTGGGGCAGCCTCCGCCGCCTGTTGCCCAGTCACTGCTGGAGCAGGAGGTGCGCCGGGTGCGCGAGCGGGAGCGGGAACTGCAGTTGCAGCGGCGCAGCATCTACGGGGCCGCCGAA